In the genome of Raphanus sativus cultivar WK10039 chromosome 9, ASM80110v3, whole genome shotgun sequence, the window TGATAAGAGTATCGTGACACATTTTTCCTTCTTGGAAAAGATCATGGCAACATGCATCAGTGATGGTTCCATTTTCAAAGACAACACCAATTACATCCAACGCACATTTTGGACTGATTTTAAGAAGACATGTATCCCATAGTGATTTTGCTTCCGCGTCTTCAACGGAGAATGCAGGAACGAACGCACAAATAAAAACGACAGCAGTGATTATGACTGTAGTTCGGGAGGTGGTGTAAGACATTATGCTACTGTTTCAGAAATATGTGACAAATGTTATTtacttaatatattaaaatgtttgtatTTGGTATTTCAGATTAAAATTTTCTCTCATATTTATAATGGATTCAACACTCAAACAAAAGCTAAAACGTATTTTCaagtaaacattaaaattaattaatgctGATTAACGTTAATAAAAATGTGACCCTCATTATGAGTTTTCTCTAtcatatttagaatatttagaAAAGCTGATATgcttattatttaaaataaattcaatcaaaataatatatttctacattatttatatattttaagttattgttattaaaataaactactAATCTAATTTAACAGTTTTTACATGTTATCTATTTTCCgtaaatgttaattttctgCACAATTTTAGGGAAACTCGTGTTTTAGAATGTGAATTTAATCaagtttatattttcatttatcagatatctttatttatttagaatttaaaacataataaattctGATAACTAAACGATAACTAGtttataaattatgtaaatataactGTACCTAAATGAGATTGTAACTtactttaaaatgatattttgattaaactaatcaatagaataaataatcggccaaaatttaatgattctaatgtattaaaaatattcaaaccaaatctTCAAATTGTAAGAAcaacatataaaaaatgttcactgtgttaaatatttttttccaaaattttgaGATCAATCTAAAACTCAAATCCATATTCTCAATCCTAATATAATTGACTTAAGTTTTTATCATATTTGTGCTAGTCATGGGATATTTTAATTCTCATGATTAGATTCAGtctcattattttctatataaatgatCGTTTTAACAAAATAAGACGATAATAAGAGTATTCGAACTACCGTTTTtgccaaataattattttaacttgtaCAATTAAACTCTGAGATTCATAATGTGAAATATTAGATATTACTTTTAGATTCAAATTTTCAACTATCATCATAATTTTTCAGTGTATACATAAATAGTGATTGAcatcttagatgaaaatataatttcaaatagaAGACATATAACATCAGATTTAttaggaaatattatattaaattatatatcattatctgtctcgtttttattttaacaatctTTTACTGAACGCATTGGTTTTCCAACTGAgtgaaaatttataaagattcaTTCAGAATGAGATTCACATGATGTTCCGTTCATAATGCATATATGCCCTATCCATGAATTGTGATTATAGAAAATTTAATGACAGTTGAATTAATATGTTTGTTAATCTTAATGGTACAagcattaaatattttaagcaGTTTGAGAGATTGAGACACAATGAGTCCATAAATCATCGCTTTTCTTCAAATACTGTGTTTCGTGGGAGACTAAAAGCGGCCTATCAGCAATATATTTGATAAGAGTATCGTGACACATTTTTCCTTCTTGGAAAAGATCATGGCAACATGCATCAGTGATGGTTCCATTTTCAAAGACAACACCAATTACATCCAACGCACATTTTGGACTGATTTTAAGAAGACATGTATCCCATAGTGATTTTGCTTCCGCGTCTTCAACGGAGAATGCAGGAACGAACGCACAAATAAAAACGACAGCAGTGATTATGACTGTAGTTCGGGAGGTGGTGTAAGACATTATGCTACTGTTTCAGAAATATGTGACAAATGTTATTtacttaatatattaaaatgtttgtatTTGGTATTTCAGATTAAAATTTTCTCTCATATTTATAATGGATTCAACACTCAAACAAAAGCTAAAACGTATTTTCaagtaaacattaaaattaattaatgctGATTAACGTTAATAAAAATGTGACCCTCATTATGAGTTTTCTCTAtcatatttagaatatttagaAAAGCTGATATgcttattatttaaaataaattcaatcaaaataatatatttctacattatttatatattttaagttattgttattaaaataaactactAATCTAATTTAACAGTTTTTACATGTTATCTATTTTCCgtaaatgttaattttctgCACAATTTTAGGGAAACTCGTGTTTTAGAATGTGAATTTAATCaagtttatattttcatttatcagatatctttatttatttagaatttaaaacataataaattctGATAACTAAACGATAACTAGtttataaattatgtaaatataactGTACCTAAATGAGATTGTAACTtactttaaaatgatattttgattaaactaatcaatagaataaataatcggccaaaatttaatgattctaatgtattaaaaatattcaaaccaaatctTCAAATTGTAAGAAcaacatataaaaaatgttcactgtgttaaatatttttttccaaaatttttgAGATCAATCTAAAACTCAAATCCATATTCTCAATCCTAATATAATTGACTTAAGTTTTTATCATATTTGTGCTAGTCATGGGATATTTTAATTCTCATGATTAGATTCAGtctcattattttctatataaatgatCGTTTTAACAAAATAAGACGATAATAAGAGTATTCGAACTACCGTTTTtgccaaataattattttaacttgtaCAATTAAACTCTGAGATTCATAATGTGAAATATTAGATATTACTTTTAGATTCAAATTTTCAACTATCATCATAATTTTTCAGTGTATACATAAATAGTGATTGAcatcttagatgaaaatataatttcaaatagaAGACATATAACATCAGATTTAttaggaaatattatattaaattatatatcattatctgtctcgtttttattttaacaatctTTTACTGAACGCATTGGTTTTCCAACTGAgtgaaaatttataaagattcaTTCAGAATGAGATTCACATGATGTTCCGTTCATAATGCATATATGCCCGATCCATGAATTGTGATTATAGAAAATTTAATGACAGTTGAATTAATATGTTTGTTAATCTTAATGTTACAagcattaaatattttaagcaGTTTGAGAGATTGAGACACAATGAGTCCATAAATCATCGCTTTTCTTCAAATACTGTGTTTCGTGGGAGACTAAAAGCGGCCTATCAGCAATATATTTGATAAGAGTATCGTGACACATTTTTCCTTCTTGGAAAAGATCATGGCAACATGCATCAGTGATGGTTCCATTTTCAAAGACAACACCAATTACATCCAACGCACATTTTGGACTGATTTTAAGAAGACATGTATCCCATAGTGATTTTGCTTCAGCGTCTTCAACGGAGAATGCAGGAACGAACGCACAAATAAAAACGACAGCAGTGATTATGACTGTAGTTCGGGAGGTGGTGTAAGACATTATGCTACTGTTTCAGAAATATGTGACAAATGTTATTtacttaatatattaaaatgtttgtatTTGGTATTTCAGATTAAAATTTTCTCTCATATTTATAATGGATTCAACACTCAAACAAAAGCTAAAACGTATTTTCaagtaaacattaaaattaatttatgcTGATTAACGTTAATAAAAATGTGACCCTCATTATGAGTTTTCTCTAtcatatttagaatatttagaAAAGCTGATATgcttattatttaaaataaattcaatcaaaataatatatttctacattatttatatattttaagttattgttattaaaataaactactAATCTAATTTAACAGTTTTTACATGTTATCTATTTTCTgtaaatgttaattttctgCACAATTTTAGGGAAACTCGTGTTTTAGAATGTGAATTTAATCaagtttatattttcatttatcagatatctttatttatttagaatttaaaacataataaattctGATAACTAAACGATAACTAGtttataaattatgtaaatataactGTACCTAAATGAGATTGTAACTtactttaaaatgatattttgattaaactaatcaatagaataaataatcggccaaaatttaatgattctaatgtattaaaatattcaaacaaATCTTCAAATTGTAAGAAcaacatataaaaaatgttcactgtgttaaatatttttttccaaaatttttgAGATCAATCTAAAACTCAAATCCATATTCTCAATCCTAATATAATTGACTTAAGTTTTTATCATATTTGTGCTAGTCATGGGATATTTTAATTCTCATGATTAGATTCAGtctcattattttctatataaatgacCGTTTTAACAAAATAAGACGATAATAAGAGTATTCGAACTACCGTTTTtgccaaataattattttaacttgtaCAATTAAACTCTGAGATTTATAATGTGAAATATTAGATATTACTTTTAGATTCAAATTTTCAACTATCATCATAATTTTTCAGTGTATACATAAATAGTGATTGAcatcttagatgaaaatataatttcaaatagaAGACATATAACATCAGATTTAttaggaaatattatattaatttatatatcattgtCTGTAtcgtttttatatttaacaatctTTTACTGAACGCATTGATTTTCCAACTGAgtgaaaatttataaagattcaTTCAGAATGAGATTCACATGATGTTCCGTTCATAATGCATATATGCCCGATCCATGAATTGTGATTATAGAAAATTTAATGACAGTTGAATTAATATGTTTGTTAATCTAATGGTACAagcattaaatattttaagcaGTTTGAGAGATTGAGACACAATGAGTCCATAAATCATCGCTTTTCTTCAAATACTGTGTTTCGTGGGAGACTAAAAGCGGCCTATCagaaatatatttgataagaGTATCGTGACACATTTTTCCTTCTTGGAAAAGATCATGGCAACATGCATCAGTGATGGTTCCATTTTCAAAGACAACACCAATTACATCCAACGCACATTTTGGACTGATTTTAAGAAGACATGTATCCCATAGTGATTTTGCTTCCGCGTCTTCAACGGAGAATGCAGGAACGAACGCACAAATAAAAACGACAGCAGTGATTATGACTGTAGTTCGGGAGGTGGTGTAAGACATTATGCTACTGTTTCAGAAATATGTGACAAATGTTATTtacttaatatattaaaatgtttgtatTTGGTATTTCAGATTAAAATTTTCTCTCATATTTATAATGGATTCAACACTCAAACAAAAGCTAAAACGTATTTTCaagtaaacattaaaattaattaatgctGATTAACGTTAATAAAAATGTGACCCTCATTATGAGTTTTCTCTAtcatatttagaatatttagaAAACCTGATATgcttattatttaaaataaattcaatcaaaataatatatttctacattctttatatattttaagttattgttattaaaataaactactAATCTAATTTAACAGTTTTTACATGTTATCTATTTTCCgtaaatgttaattttctgCACAATTTTAGGGAAACTCGTGTTTTAGAATGTAAATTTAATCaagtttatattttcatttatcagatatctttatttgtttagaatttaaaacataataaattctATAACTAAACGATAACTAGtttataaattatgtaaatataactGTACCTAAATGAGATTGTAACTtactttaaaatgatattttgattaaactaatcaatagaataaataatcggccaaaatttaatgattctaatgtattaaaaatattcaaaccaaatctTCAAATTGTAAGAAcaacatataaaaaatgttcactgtgttaaaaaaaaatttccaaaatttttGAGATCAATCTAAAACTCAAATCCATATTCTCAATCCTAATATAATTGACTTAAGTTTTTATCATATTTGTGCTAGTCATGGGATATTTTAATTCTCATGATTAGATTCAGTCTcattgttttctatataaatgacCGTTTTAACAAAATAAGACGATAATAAGAGTATTCGAACTACCGTTTTtgccaaataattattttaacttgtaCAATTAAACTCTGAGATTCGTAATGTGAAATATTAGATATTACTTTTAGATTCAAATTTTCAACTATCATCATAATTTTTCAGTGTATACATAAATAGTGATTGACATCTgagatgaaaatataatttcaaatagaAGACATATAATATCAGATTTAttaggaaatattatattaaattatatatcattatctgtttcatttttattttaacaatgtTTTACTGAACGCATTGGTTTTCCAACTGagtgaaaatttataaaaattcattCAGAATGAGATTCACATGATGTTCCGTTCATAATGCATATATGCCCGATCCATGATTTGTGATTATAGAAAATTTAATGACAGTTGAATTAATATGTTTGTTAATCATAATGTTACAagcattaaatattttaagcaGTTTGAGAGATTGAGACACAATGAGTCCATAAATCATTGCTTTTCTTCAAATACTGTGTTTCGTGGGAGACTAAAAGCGGCCTATCAGCAATATTTTTGATAAGAGTATCGTGACACATTTTTCCTTCTTGGAAAAGATCATGGCAACATGCATCAGTGATGGTTCCATTTTCAAAGACAACACCAATTACATCCAACGCACATTTTGGACTGATTTTAAGAAGACATGTATCCCATAGTGATTTTGCTTCAGCGTCTTTAATGGTGAATGCTGGAACGAACACACAAATAAAAACGACAGCAGTGATTACAACTGTAGTTCAGGTGGTGTAAGACATTATGCTACTGTTTCAGAAATATGTGACAAATACTATTTACTTAATATACTAAAATGTTTGTATTTGGTATTTCAGATTAAAATTTTCTCTCATATTTATAATGGATTCAACACTCAAACAAAAGTTAAAACGTATTTTCaagtaaacattaaaattaatttatgatGATTAACGTTAATAAAAATGTGACCCTCATTATGAGTTTTCTCTAtcatatttagaatatttagaAAAGCAGATATgcttattatttaaaataaattcaattaaaataatatatttctacattatttctatattttaagttattgttattaaaataaactactAATCTAATTTAACAGTTTTTACATGTTATCTATTTTCTgtaaatgttaattttctgCACAATTTTAGGGAAACTCGTGTTTTAGAATGTGAATTTAATCaagtttatattttcatttatcagatatctttatttatttagaatttaaaacataataaattctGATAACTAAACGATAACTAGTTTATAAATCATGTAAATATAACTGTACCTAAATGAGATTGTAACTtactttaaaatgatattttgattaaactaatcaatagaataaataatcggccaaaatttaatgattctaatgtattaaaaatattcaaaccaaatctTCAAATTGTAAGaacaacatataaaaatgttCACTGTGTTAATTCTATATAAATGACCGTTTTAACAAAATAAGACGATAATGAGGAATGGGAGGAAGGCGAGTTTCCAGAGTTTATGGAGAAGGTAGAGGATATGCTTCCTGACGCAGGCCTGAGCGAGTGGAATGAAATTGAGATCATCTATGAAGATCGTAGCGTAAGAGAGGATAATGGTGCAAAAGCTTCAAAGAAAAAGGGTTTGAAGAGGAGTTCTTTCGGTGGAGCCACAAAGAAGTGTTTTGTCCAAAACTTACCTTCCCCCGGAAGAATAAGATCTCAAAAGAACCAGTGAAGAACGGTCACAAAGGTAATTGTAACGCCCCGActcgcccacggctaatgggccacccacgcccgctctctcggcccgtgggccccatcccatccgacggtcggtcgttaattttccaaggctcgaaatcattgtttactgaccctgcaatcaccacccgacctttccccgtgctttggcctcactcgcacgctatcgcgaatcacttcccgataggtcacccatcttttcactactccagcccaagcacgcttaactctggagttctaaatggatgtgtgacggaaaaggtaagtcaactttggtaacataggtagccaaatcaattctcttaagct includes:
- the LOC108830356 gene encoding uncharacterized protein LOC108830356, with protein sequence MSYTTSRTTVIITAVVFICAFVPAFSVEDAEAKSLWDTCLLKISPKCALDVIGVVFENGTITDACCHDLFQEGKMCHDTLIKYIADRPLLVSHETQYLKKSDDLWTHCVSISQTA
- the LOC108829774 gene encoding uncharacterized protein LOC108829774, encoding MSYTTSRTTVIITAVVFICAFVPAFSVEDAEAKSLWDTCLLKISPKCALDVIGVVFENGTITDACCHDLFQEGKMCHDTLIKYIADRPLLVSHETQYLKKSDDLWTHCVSISQTA
- the LOC108829773 gene encoding uncharacterized protein LOC108829773, whose product is MSYTTSRTTVIITAVVFICAFVPAFSVEDAEAKSLWDTCLLKISPKCALDVIGVVFENGTITDACCHDLFQEGKMCHDTLIKYIADRPLLVSHETQYLKKSDDLWTHCVSISQTA
- the LOC130499647 gene encoding uncharacterized protein LOC130499647, producing the protein MSYTTSRTTVIITAVVFICAFVPAFSVEDAEAKSLWDTCLLKISPKCALDVIGVVFENGTITDACCHDLFQEGKMCHDTLIKYISDRPLLVSHETQYLKKSDDLWTHCVSISQTA